A single genomic interval of Saccharothrix saharensis harbors:
- a CDS encoding glycosyltransferase has translation MIFATSGRTSPTADTVEEVAKSMMKRVLFAATGAHGHVLPLLPLAVAARDAGHEVVFATSEGMFGLVRKAGLEPIKAGLEPAEAFALATDHRPDAVPPEEIPVVIAKVFGDVQPRRVFADLTAHLERHPADLVVFEIANPGAGLAAEKMGVPAVRHTIGRVVTGPISAPIKAMTNAVAAELGLTRPDLPVVDICPTSVQEADFLADADRIPMRPTTWSEPGDELPASVRDRDGTRPLVYLTLSTTEAFDVTALRATIDGIARLPVDLLVSTGNAVDPAALDGLPDNVHLQAWVPQHLVLPHVDLIVHHAGAGTALNAFSAGVPQLVLHNPWVDEQRIADTVVAAGVGDRIAQHEIAADAVAEAVGRLLDDPSARAAAGKLAAEVDGMPSPAEVLTRLLAVTG, from the coding sequence GTGATCTTCGCGACGTCCGGCCGGACGTCCCCCACCGCCGACACCGTCGAAGAGGTCGCCAAGTCCATGATGAAGCGAGTGCTGTTCGCCGCCACGGGTGCCCACGGCCACGTGCTGCCGCTGCTGCCGCTGGCCGTCGCCGCCCGCGACGCGGGCCACGAGGTCGTGTTCGCCACCAGCGAGGGCATGTTCGGGTTGGTGCGCAAGGCGGGCCTGGAGCCGATCAAGGCGGGTCTGGAGCCCGCGGAGGCGTTCGCGCTCGCCACGGACCACCGCCCGGACGCGGTGCCGCCGGAGGAGATCCCGGTCGTCATCGCGAAGGTGTTCGGCGACGTGCAGCCGCGCCGGGTGTTCGCCGACCTCACCGCGCACCTGGAGCGGCACCCGGCCGACCTGGTCGTGTTCGAGATCGCCAACCCGGGCGCGGGCCTGGCCGCGGAGAAGATGGGCGTGCCCGCGGTGCGGCACACCATCGGCCGCGTCGTCACGGGTCCCATCTCGGCGCCGATCAAGGCGATGACCAACGCGGTCGCCGCGGAGCTGGGACTGACCCGGCCGGACCTCCCGGTGGTCGACATCTGCCCGACCTCGGTGCAGGAAGCCGACTTCCTGGCCGACGCGGACCGGATCCCGATGCGCCCCACCACGTGGAGCGAGCCCGGTGACGAGCTGCCGGCCTCGGTGCGCGACCGCGACGGCACGCGCCCGCTGGTCTACCTCACGTTGAGCACGACCGAGGCGTTCGACGTGACCGCGCTGCGCGCCACGATCGACGGCATCGCGCGGCTGCCGGTGGACCTGCTGGTCTCCACCGGGAACGCGGTCGACCCGGCCGCGCTCGACGGCCTGCCGGACAACGTGCACCTGCAGGCGTGGGTGCCGCAGCACCTGGTGCTGCCGCACGTGGACCTGATCGTGCACCACGCGGGCGCGGGCACGGCGCTCAACGCGTTCAGCGCGGGCGTGCCGCAGCTGGTGCTGCACAACCCGTGGGTGGACGAGCAGCGCATCGCGGACACCGTCGTCGCCGCGGGCGTCGGCGACCGGATCGCGCAGCACGAGATCGCCGCGGACGCGGTGGCCGAGGCGGTCGGCAGGCTGCTGGACGACCCGTCGGCGCGGGCCGCCGCCGGGAAGCTGGCCGCGGAGGTCGACGGGATGCCGTCCCCCGCGGAGGTCCTCACGCGGCTGCTCGCCGTCACGGGCTGA
- a CDS encoding NAD-dependent epimerase/dehydratase family protein: protein MRTVTVLGASGFLGGAVAEALAARPVRLRLVSRRPAAVRPGAVADVDVRTADVTEPGAVADAVEGSDAVVYAVRPGGYWRDLEHDPASRVVAVGAMRAVVEAFRSTADRPLCVYTGSHLGRGDAEPHTEYERQKRDAERALLDAHADGVLRGIGLRLPVVFGPEIVHSPSGPGSVVGMVRRAFAGQPLTYWGDGTLRRHFMFVEDAVSAVLTALDLPGPLAGRCWSIASPAARELRDVFGVIARAVADHTGLPPAPVVSTPAPADTDARDFQHDVIDPGPFHDAVGWTPRVGLEEGVARTVAALAGSGSERPGAAPAVAGARAHTSGTE from the coding sequence ATGAGGACGGTCACCGTCCTGGGCGCGTCGGGGTTCCTGGGCGGCGCGGTCGCCGAGGCCCTGGCGGCGCGGCCGGTGCGGCTGCGGCTGGTGTCGCGGCGGCCGGCGGCGGTGCGTCCGGGCGCCGTGGCCGACGTCGACGTGCGGACGGCCGACGTGACCGAGCCGGGCGCGGTCGCCGACGCGGTCGAGGGCTCGGACGCGGTGGTGTACGCGGTGCGGCCCGGCGGGTACTGGCGCGACCTGGAGCACGACCCCGCCAGCCGGGTGGTCGCGGTCGGCGCGATGAGGGCCGTGGTGGAGGCGTTCCGCTCGACCGCCGACCGGCCGCTGTGCGTCTACACCGGGTCGCACCTGGGCCGGGGCGACGCCGAGCCGCACACCGAGTACGAGCGGCAGAAGCGGGACGCCGAACGCGCGCTGCTGGACGCGCACGCGGACGGCGTGCTGCGCGGGATCGGCCTGCGGCTGCCCGTGGTGTTCGGGCCGGAGATCGTGCACAGCCCGTCCGGGCCCGGCTCGGTGGTGGGCATGGTGCGCCGCGCGTTCGCGGGACAGCCCCTGACCTACTGGGGCGACGGCACCCTGCGCCGGCACTTCATGTTCGTCGAGGACGCCGTGTCGGCCGTGCTGACCGCCCTCGACCTGCCCGGACCGCTGGCAGGCCGGTGCTGGTCGATCGCCTCGCCGGCGGCGCGCGAGCTGCGCGACGTGTTCGGCGTGATCGCCCGCGCGGTCGCCGACCACACCGGGCTGCCGCCGGCGCCCGTGGTGTCCACCCCCGCGCCCGCCGACACCGACGCGCGGGACTTCCAGCACGACGTGATCGACCCCGGCCCGTTCCACGACGCGGTGGGCTGGACGCCTCGGGTGGGTCTGGAGGAGGGCGTCGCCCGCACGGTGGCGGCCCTCGCCGGCAGTGGATCGGAACGGCCTGGCGCGGCGCCCGCGGTCGCCGGCGCGCGGGCACACACATCGGGAACGGAGTGA
- a CDS encoding class I SAM-dependent DNA methyltransferase encodes MGEQVDSLEGIFRQGDLYDDVYRGRGKDYRAEADVVLDLVREHNPGAKSLLDVGCGTGSHLSRFREEFDHVEGIDLAADMVRVARAKMPDVGLHVGDMRDFDLGRRFDAIACLFSVIAYLPGAADIEVAIGRLAAHLEPGGVVVVEPWYFPETAVDRHVMSDVAQVDGRTIARVSRGERVGDSHHIEAHYVVAHPEEGIRHFADVHVLAVVARERYEKAFAAAGISARHVQSPRPGLYGPGLFVGVRQEQ; translated from the coding sequence ATGGGGGAACAGGTCGACTCGCTCGAGGGGATCTTCCGGCAGGGCGATCTCTACGACGACGTCTACCGCGGGCGTGGCAAGGACTACCGGGCCGAGGCCGACGTGGTCCTGGACCTGGTCCGCGAGCACAACCCGGGCGCGAAGTCACTGCTCGACGTGGGGTGCGGCACCGGGTCGCACCTGTCCCGGTTCCGCGAGGAGTTCGACCACGTCGAGGGCATCGACCTGGCCGCGGACATGGTGCGGGTGGCCAGGGCGAAGATGCCCGACGTCGGGCTGCACGTGGGCGACATGCGCGACTTCGACCTCGGCCGGCGGTTCGACGCGATCGCCTGCCTGTTCAGCGTGATCGCCTACCTGCCCGGCGCGGCCGACATCGAGGTCGCGATCGGGCGGCTGGCCGCGCACCTGGAGCCGGGTGGCGTGGTCGTGGTGGAGCCCTGGTACTTCCCGGAGACCGCGGTGGACCGGCACGTGATGTCCGACGTCGCCCAGGTCGACGGCCGCACGATCGCCCGCGTCTCGCGCGGTGAGCGGGTCGGCGACTCGCACCACATCGAGGCGCACTACGTGGTCGCGCACCCCGAGGAGGGCATCCGGCACTTCGCCGACGTGCACGTGCTCGCGGTCGTCGCCCGGGAGCGGTACGAGAAGGCCTTCGCGGCGGCGGGCATCTCGGCGCGGCACGTCCAGTCGCCGCGGCCGGGCCTGTACGGGCCCGGCCTGTTCGTCGGTGTCCGGCAAGAACAGTGA
- a CDS encoding DegT/DnrJ/EryC1/StrS family aminotransferase, which yields MTIRVWDYLAEYDAEREDIIDAVETVFRSGQLVLGQSVKGFEAEFAAYHGVGHSVGVDNGTNAIKLALQALGVGPGDEVVTVSNTAAPTVVAIDAVGATPVFVDIREQDYLMDTDQVASVLTDRTRCLLPVHLYGQPVDLGPLVDLAAKHDLRILEDCAQAHGARRDGVLAGTTGDASAFSFYPTKVLGAYGDGGAIVTDDQEIADRSRRLRFYGMAERYFVVETPAHNSRLDEVQAEILRRKLGRLDEYVAGRRAVAQRYAEGLGDTDLVLPHVTEGNEHVYYVYVVRHPRRDEIIERLKGYDIHLNISYPWPVHTQTGFAKLGYAAGSLPVTERLAGEIFSLPMYPSLSADAQDKVIDAVRQVLAAL from the coding sequence ATGACCATCCGGGTCTGGGACTACCTCGCGGAGTACGACGCCGAGCGCGAGGACATCATCGACGCGGTGGAGACGGTGTTCCGCTCCGGCCAGCTCGTGCTGGGGCAGAGCGTCAAGGGGTTCGAGGCGGAGTTCGCCGCCTACCACGGCGTGGGGCACAGCGTCGGCGTGGACAACGGCACGAACGCGATCAAGCTGGCGTTGCAGGCACTCGGCGTGGGCCCGGGTGACGAGGTCGTGACGGTGTCGAACACGGCCGCGCCCACGGTGGTGGCGATCGACGCCGTCGGCGCGACGCCGGTGTTCGTGGACATCCGCGAGCAGGACTACCTGATGGACACCGACCAGGTCGCGTCGGTGCTCACCGACCGGACCCGCTGCCTGCTGCCGGTGCACCTGTACGGGCAGCCGGTGGACCTGGGCCCGCTGGTCGACCTGGCCGCGAAGCACGACCTGCGGATCCTGGAGGACTGCGCGCAGGCGCACGGCGCGCGCCGGGACGGCGTGCTGGCCGGCACCACGGGTGACGCGTCGGCGTTCTCCTTCTACCCCACCAAGGTGCTCGGCGCGTACGGCGACGGCGGCGCGATCGTCACCGACGACCAGGAGATCGCCGACCGGTCGCGGCGGCTGCGGTTCTACGGCATGGCGGAGCGGTACTTCGTGGTGGAGACGCCCGCGCACAACAGCAGGCTGGACGAGGTGCAGGCGGAGATCCTGCGCCGCAAGCTCGGCCGGCTGGACGAGTACGTGGCCGGTCGGCGGGCCGTCGCGCAGCGCTACGCCGAGGGCCTGGGCGACACCGACCTGGTGCTGCCGCACGTGACCGAGGGCAACGAGCACGTCTACTACGTCTACGTGGTGCGCCACCCCCGCCGCGACGAGATCATCGAGCGGCTCAAGGGCTACGACATCCACCTCAACATCAGCTACCCGTGGCCGGTGCACACGCAGACCGGTTTCGCGAAGCTGGGCTACGCGGCCGGGTCCTTGCCGGTGACCGAGCGGCTGGCGGGCGAGATCTTCTCGCTGCCCATGTACCCGTCGCTGTCGGCGGACGCGCAGGACAAGGTGATCGACGCGGTCCGCCAGGTGCTGGCCGCGCTCTGA
- a CDS encoding ABC transporter ATP-binding protein, which produces MAQRGGRRPAPGPVIEVVGLTKRRPGGEVLRDVSFHVRRGEIFGIIGPDGAGKTTTIECVAGVRKPDAGRISVLGLDPQRHQSRVRQQVGVQLRRERLPKAIKVGEVLKLFGSGYAHQANHEDLLIQCGLSETRDLPYSELTERQQHRLSIAVALLGNPEIVLLDEFAPVFDPHTRRDIAQLIQRIRERGTTVVLVTRSIAEAERLCDRIALLADGRLVAVDTPAGLLSRVDAEQRLRFRPSAPLPERVLTDLPEVTSVTTTADRTVVVGTADLLLAVTSALARHRVMAADLKVEKPNLQDVYVALTGG; this is translated from the coding sequence GTGGCGCAGCGAGGAGGTCGGCGGCCCGCGCCGGGCCCCGTGATCGAGGTGGTCGGCCTGACCAAGCGGCGGCCGGGCGGCGAGGTGCTGCGCGACGTGTCGTTCCACGTGCGGCGGGGTGAGATCTTCGGCATCATCGGTCCGGACGGCGCGGGCAAGACGACCACCATCGAGTGCGTGGCGGGCGTGCGCAAACCGGACGCCGGCCGCATCTCGGTGCTGGGCCTGGACCCGCAGCGGCACCAGAGCCGGGTGCGGCAGCAGGTGGGCGTGCAGCTGCGCCGCGAGCGGCTGCCGAAGGCCATCAAGGTCGGCGAGGTGCTGAAGCTGTTCGGCTCCGGCTACGCCCACCAGGCCAACCACGAGGACCTGCTGATCCAGTGCGGGCTGTCGGAGACGCGCGACCTGCCGTACTCGGAGCTGACCGAGCGGCAGCAGCACCGGTTGTCGATCGCGGTGGCGCTGCTGGGCAACCCGGAGATCGTGCTGCTGGACGAGTTCGCGCCGGTGTTCGACCCGCACACCCGGCGCGACATCGCCCAGCTCATCCAGCGGATCCGGGAGCGCGGCACCACCGTGGTGCTGGTGACGCGCTCCATCGCGGAGGCCGAGCGGCTGTGCGACCGGATCGCGCTGCTGGCCGACGGCAGGCTCGTCGCGGTGGACACGCCGGCCGGGCTGCTGTCCCGGGTGGACGCCGAGCAGCGGTTGCGGTTCCGGCCCTCCGCGCCGCTCCCCGAGCGGGTGCTGACCGACCTGCCGGAGGTGACCAGCGTGACCACCACGGCCGACCGGACGGTGGTCGTCGGCACGGCCGACCTGCTGCTGGCGGTCACCTCCGCGCTCGCCCGCCACCGCGTGATGGCCGCGGACCTGAAGGTGGAGAAACCCAACCTCCAGGACGTGTACGTGGCCCTCACCGGTGGTTGA
- a CDS encoding NDP-hexose 2,3-dehydratase family protein, whose translation MRTLDNPNTSDRLARSALARDEAVLDLDSYLAARAEAATSMYTNVERVPLSALSDWYTDDATGSIRHVSGKFFSIHGVDVRIPNALVPHWDQPIILQPEVGILGILVKEINGVLHCLMQLKAEPGNYSGIQISPTVQATRSNYTRVHGGNAIPYLRYFMDRARHRVVADVRQSEQGSWFLRKRNRNMVIEVTEDVEVVDGFHWLTIAQVNDLLGMDDMINMDTRSVLSCLPFIDMNAPGPLLGYDGFTRSQISSWTGEGAGLHSIGDLLSWITEQRAATEVTVEPMPLHRMTEWRYDGDVVSHLSARFFDVIGLLVEARGREVGRWNQPMLAARGIGLVAFLVTRVEGVLHVLVHAKAEPGIFDVAELAPTVQCVPENHADSPPASRPPFLDVVLAADPGRIKFDTIQSEEGGRFFHTRTRHVIVETDELHDHPDFRWMTPHQLTTLLQHSHYVNIQCRSLLACLRALASSTEGGA comes from the coding sequence ATGCGAACACTGGACAATCCGAACACCTCGGACCGACTGGCCCGGTCCGCGCTGGCCCGCGACGAGGCCGTGCTCGACCTGGACTCCTACCTCGCCGCGCGGGCCGAGGCGGCGACGTCCATGTACACCAACGTCGAACGCGTGCCGCTGAGCGCGTTGTCCGACTGGTACACCGACGACGCCACCGGCTCCATCCGGCACGTGAGCGGCAAGTTCTTCTCCATCCACGGCGTGGACGTGCGGATCCCGAACGCCCTGGTGCCGCACTGGGACCAGCCGATCATCCTGCAGCCCGAGGTCGGCATCCTGGGCATCCTGGTCAAGGAGATCAACGGCGTCCTGCACTGCCTGATGCAGCTCAAGGCCGAGCCGGGCAACTACAGCGGCATCCAGATCTCGCCGACCGTGCAGGCCACGCGCAGCAACTACACGCGGGTGCACGGCGGCAACGCCATCCCCTACCTGCGCTACTTCATGGACCGCGCGCGGCACCGGGTGGTGGCCGACGTGCGGCAGTCCGAGCAGGGCAGCTGGTTCCTGCGCAAGCGCAACCGGAACATGGTCATCGAGGTGACGGAGGACGTCGAGGTGGTCGACGGCTTCCACTGGTTGACCATCGCGCAGGTCAACGACCTGCTCGGGATGGACGACATGATCAACATGGACACCCGGTCGGTGCTGTCCTGCCTGCCGTTCATCGACATGAACGCACCGGGCCCGCTGCTCGGCTACGACGGCTTCACCCGGTCCCAGATCAGCTCGTGGACCGGCGAGGGCGCGGGCCTGCACAGCATCGGCGACCTGCTGAGCTGGATCACCGAGCAGCGGGCCGCGACCGAGGTGACGGTCGAGCCGATGCCGCTGCACCGGATGACCGAGTGGCGCTACGACGGCGACGTGGTCTCCCACCTGAGCGCCCGGTTCTTCGACGTCATCGGGCTGCTGGTGGAGGCGCGCGGCCGCGAGGTCGGCCGGTGGAACCAGCCGATGCTGGCCGCCCGCGGCATCGGGCTGGTGGCGTTCCTGGTGACCCGCGTCGAAGGCGTGCTGCACGTCCTGGTGCACGCGAAGGCGGAGCCGGGGATCTTCGACGTCGCCGAGCTGGCGCCGACCGTGCAGTGCGTGCCGGAGAACCACGCCGACTCGCCGCCCGCGTCCCGGCCGCCGTTCCTGGACGTGGTGCTGGCCGCGGACCCGGGCCGGATCAAGTTCGACACGATCCAGTCCGAGGAGGGCGGGCGGTTCTTCCACACCCGCACCCGGCACGTGATCGTGGAGACCGACGAGCTGCACGACCACCCGGACTTCCGGTGGATGACGCCGCACCAGCTCACGACCCTGTTGCAGCACAGCCACTACGTGAACATCCAGTGCCGCAGCCTGCTGGCCTGCCTGCGCGCGTTGGCGTCCTCCACCGAGGGGGGCGCATGA
- a CDS encoding ABC transporter permease, translated as MTGLARLTATESKLFFRSKPSVGYAIVVPIAVLLIFGLIPSFRAAKPEYDGLRLIDAYMPVLIGMVMVIVVLNLMPATLASYRERGILLRLSTTPMRPSLLLTAHMLVSLAVTVGTSVIMIVLGAVLFDTALLPGHVLGFLVPYALTATSMISIGLLIAARASSELAAFGAGFGLFFPLLFLAGLWTPGPLMPQWAHAIGEFTPLAAGVQAMEAAWLGEFPAGLPLAVLAGYTVVAGFAAVRLFRWE; from the coding sequence ATGACCGGGCTCGCCAGGCTCACCGCGACCGAATCGAAGCTCTTCTTCCGCAGCAAGCCGTCCGTCGGCTACGCGATCGTCGTGCCGATCGCCGTCCTGCTGATCTTCGGGCTGATCCCGTCGTTCCGGGCGGCGAAGCCCGAGTACGACGGGCTGCGGCTGATCGACGCCTACATGCCGGTGCTGATCGGCATGGTGATGGTGATCGTGGTGCTCAACCTGATGCCGGCCACGCTGGCGTCCTACCGGGAGCGCGGCATCCTGCTGCGGCTGTCCACCACACCGATGCGGCCGTCGTTGCTGCTGACCGCGCACATGCTGGTCAGCCTGGCGGTGACGGTCGGCACCAGCGTAATCATGATCGTGCTGGGTGCGGTGCTGTTCGACACCGCGCTGCTGCCGGGCCACGTGCTCGGGTTCCTCGTCCCCTATGCGCTGACCGCCACGTCGATGATCTCGATCGGGCTGCTGATCGCGGCCCGCGCGTCGAGCGAGCTGGCCGCGTTCGGCGCCGGGTTCGGGTTGTTCTTCCCGCTGCTGTTCCTCGCCGGGCTGTGGACGCCCGGCCCGTTGATGCCGCAGTGGGCGCACGCGATCGGCGAGTTCACCCCGCTGGCGGCGGGCGTGCAGGCCATGGAGGCGGCGTGGCTGGGCGAGTTCCCGGCCGGCCTGCCGCTGGCCGTGCTCGCCGGGTACACGGTGGTGGCCGGGTTCGCCGCGGTCCGGCTGTTCCGGTGGGAGTGA
- a CDS encoding dTDP-4-dehydrorhamnose 3,5-epimerase family protein, whose translation MKATELQVEGAYVFTPDVFRDERGFFVSPFQQSDLVETIGRPLFPVAQMSLSQSRRGVVRGIHYTRTPPGVAKYVHCPQGQALDIIIDLRVGSPTFGKWDSVVLDREEAKAVYIPLGMGHMFVALTDDTVVSYMLSGQYVADNELAITPFDPELDLPIPKNIEPIMSPRDTVAPTVAQALEQGLLPDYQQSLRLHDAL comes from the coding sequence ATGAAAGCGACCGAGCTACAGGTCGAGGGCGCGTACGTGTTCACGCCGGACGTGTTCCGCGACGAGCGCGGGTTCTTCGTGTCCCCGTTCCAGCAGTCCGACCTGGTGGAGACGATCGGCAGGCCGCTGTTCCCGGTGGCCCAGATGAGCCTGAGCCAGTCCCGGCGCGGCGTGGTGCGCGGCATCCACTACACCAGGACGCCACCGGGCGTGGCGAAGTACGTGCACTGCCCGCAGGGGCAGGCGCTGGACATCATCATCGACCTGCGGGTCGGCTCGCCCACGTTCGGCAAGTGGGACAGCGTGGTGCTCGACCGGGAGGAGGCCAAGGCCGTCTACATCCCGCTCGGCATGGGCCACATGTTCGTCGCGTTGACCGACGACACGGTGGTGTCCTACATGCTCTCCGGGCAGTACGTGGCCGACAACGAGCTGGCGATCACGCCGTTCGACCCGGAACTGGACCTGCCGATCCCGAAGAACATCGAGCCGATCATGTCCCCGCGCGACACCGTGGCGCCCACCGTCGCGCAGGCGCTGGAGCAGGGCCTGCTGCCCGACTACCAGCAGAGCCTGCGACTGCACGACGCGCTCTGA
- a CDS encoding alpha-glucosidase, translated as MALEQAEATPTTAPWWTSAVVYQVYPRSFADSDGDGVGDLNGITARLDHLRRLGVDVIWLSPVYASPQADNGYDISDYQAIDPAFGTLEDFDRLLAEVHARGMKLVMDLVVNHTSDEHPWFVRSRSSKDDPKRDWYWWRPPRDGFEAGQPGAEPTNWGSFFSGPAWTLDEATGEYYLHLFDVKQPDLNWENPEVRHAVYDMMRWWLDRGVDGFRMDVINLISKDPDLPDGATTGVGGLGDGFPHFGTRPGVHDFLQEMHREVFGGRPGEYLTVGEMPGVTWEQARLFTDPARRELDMVFQFEHVSLDHGPGGKFDPKPLDLRDLKASLGRWQTALGEVGWNSLYWNNHDQPRVVSRFGDDDRYWRESATALATVLHLHRGTPYVYQGEELGMTNAPFAGVHEMRDVESLNHHRLAVAAGADPDEVLRGLRAMGRDNARTPVQWDASPHAGFTTGEPWLAVNPNHTWLNAEAQYDDPDSVFNHYRRLIRLRHDLPVVALGDFRMLLVDHPHVYAYERTLDGTRLLVVANLGGTPQTVGIDRGWSAADVVLANVGAALVSPGRVDLRPWEALVLTR; from the coding sequence ATGGCTCTGGAGCAGGCCGAAGCGACCCCGACCACGGCGCCGTGGTGGACCTCCGCGGTGGTGTACCAGGTGTACCCGCGCAGCTTCGCCGACTCCGACGGTGACGGCGTGGGCGACCTCAACGGCATCACGGCGCGGCTGGACCACCTGCGGCGGTTGGGCGTCGACGTGATCTGGCTGTCCCCGGTGTACGCCTCGCCGCAGGCCGACAACGGCTACGACATCTCGGACTACCAGGCGATCGACCCGGCGTTCGGCACGCTGGAGGACTTCGACCGGCTGCTGGCCGAGGTGCACGCGCGGGGCATGAAGCTGGTGATGGACCTGGTGGTCAACCACACCTCCGACGAGCACCCGTGGTTCGTCCGATCGCGGTCGTCGAAGGACGACCCGAAGCGGGACTGGTACTGGTGGCGCCCGCCGCGCGACGGTTTCGAGGCGGGGCAACCGGGTGCGGAACCGACGAACTGGGGTTCGTTCTTCTCGGGTCCGGCGTGGACGTTGGACGAGGCGACGGGTGAGTACTACCTGCACCTGTTCGACGTCAAGCAGCCGGACCTGAACTGGGAGAACCCCGAGGTCCGCCACGCCGTGTACGACATGATGCGGTGGTGGCTGGACCGGGGCGTGGACGGCTTCCGGATGGACGTGATCAACCTGATCTCCAAGGACCCGGACCTGCCCGACGGTGCGACGACCGGCGTCGGCGGCCTCGGCGACGGGTTCCCGCACTTCGGCACCCGCCCCGGCGTGCACGACTTCCTCCAGGAGATGCACCGGGAGGTGTTCGGGGGCCGGCCGGGGGAGTACCTGACCGTGGGGGAGATGCCGGGCGTGACGTGGGAGCAGGCCCGGTTGTTCACCGACCCGGCGCGGCGCGAGCTCGACATGGTGTTCCAGTTCGAGCACGTCTCGCTCGACCACGGGCCGGGCGGCAAGTTCGACCCGAAGCCGTTGGACCTGCGCGACCTCAAGGCGTCGCTGGGCCGGTGGCAGACCGCGTTGGGCGAAGTCGGCTGGAACAGCCTCTACTGGAACAACCACGACCAGCCGCGCGTGGTGTCCCGGTTCGGCGACGACGACCGGTACTGGCGCGAGTCGGCCACCGCGCTGGCCACCGTGCTGCACCTGCACCGCGGCACGCCCTACGTCTACCAGGGCGAAGAGCTCGGCATGACCAACGCGCCGTTCGCCGGCGTGCACGAGATGCGGGACGTCGAGTCGCTGAACCACCACCGCCTGGCCGTCGCGGCGGGCGCCGACCCCGACGAGGTGCTGCGGGGTCTGCGGGCAATGGGCCGCGACAACGCCCGCACGCCCGTGCAGTGGGACGCGAGCCCGCACGCCGGGTTCACCACCGGCGAGCCGTGGCTCGCCGTCAACCCCAACCACACCTGGCTCAACGCCGAAGCCCAGTACGACGACCCCGACTCCGTCTTCAACCACTACCGCCGGCTCATCCGGCTGCGCCACGACCTGCCCGTGGTCGCCCTCGGCGACTTCCGCATGCTCCTTGTCGACCACCCGCACGTCTACGCCTACGAACGCACCCTGGACGGCACCCGCCTGCTCGTCGTCGCCAACCTCGGCGGCACACCGCAGACCGTCGGGATCGACCGCGGGTGGTCCGCCGCCGACGTGGTGCTGGCCAACGTCGGGGCGGCGCTGGTCTCGCCCGGTCGGGTGGACCTGCGCCCGTGGGAGGCCCTGGTGCTCACGCGCTGA
- a CDS encoding ABC transporter ATP-binding protein, with protein sequence MSVIEVANLHKRYGDKVAVDDVSFSVDRGEIFGILGPNGAGKSTTVECVTGVRRPDAGLISVLGFDPRQDREALRRRVGVQLQKCHLPPQLKVSEALRLYASFYPDPVDWRGLLDEFGLAEQRDTNYNHLSGGQQQRLSIALALVGNPEVVVLDELTTGLDPRARRATWDVIKRLSADGVTVVLVTHMMDEAERLCSRIALIDAGRVVATDTPANLVAQVNGEQRLSFRPSGPLDTAVLDALPEVVKVIETPDQVVVIGTGELLAAVNAALVRHGTAATELRLDQATLEDAYVALTGRALAQNGLDS encoded by the coding sequence ATGAGCGTCATCGAGGTGGCGAACTTACACAAGCGCTACGGCGACAAGGTCGCCGTGGACGACGTCTCGTTCAGCGTGGACCGCGGCGAGATCTTCGGAATCCTCGGACCCAACGGCGCGGGCAAGTCGACCACGGTCGAGTGCGTCACCGGCGTGCGCCGCCCCGATGCCGGGCTGATCTCGGTGCTCGGCTTCGACCCGCGGCAGGACCGGGAGGCGTTGCGCCGGCGCGTCGGCGTGCAGCTGCAGAAGTGCCACCTGCCGCCGCAGCTCAAGGTCTCCGAGGCGTTGCGGCTGTACGCGTCGTTCTACCCGGACCCGGTCGACTGGCGCGGCCTGCTGGACGAGTTCGGCCTCGCCGAGCAGCGCGACACCAACTACAACCACCTCTCCGGCGGTCAGCAGCAGCGGCTGTCGATCGCGCTGGCGCTGGTGGGCAACCCGGAGGTCGTCGTCCTGGACGAGCTGACCACCGGCCTGGACCCGCGGGCGCGGCGCGCCACGTGGGACGTGATCAAGCGGCTCAGCGCGGACGGTGTCACGGTCGTCCTCGTCACCCACATGATGGACGAGGCGGAGCGGCTGTGCAGCCGGATCGCGTTGATCGACGCGGGCCGGGTCGTCGCCACGGACACGCCCGCGAACCTGGTCGCGCAGGTCAACGGCGAGCAGCGGCTGTCGTTCCGGCCGAGCGGGCCGCTGGACACCGCCGTGCTGGACGCGCTGCCCGAGGTGGTCAAGGTCATCGAGACACCGGACCAAGTCGTCGTGATAGGCACCGGTGAGCTGCTGGCCGCGGTCAACGCGGCCCTGGTCCGGCACGGCACGGCCGCGACCGAGCTGCGGCTCGACCAGGCCACGCTGGAAGACGCGTACGTGGCCCTCACCGGCCGTGCGTTAGCGCAGAACGGACTCGACTCATGA